The Coffea eugenioides isolate CCC68of chromosome 8, Ceug_1.0, whole genome shotgun sequence genome has a segment encoding these proteins:
- the LOC113780708 gene encoding LRR receptor-like serine/threonine-protein kinase EFR, translating into MWGFRSSSTLANIFLLLLVAMNLSVSHVSASKQFQNETDRLALLEFKNQIYDDPFGVLNSWYHSQHHCQWEGVTCGTQHQRVIALTLRHKQLSGTISPHVGNLSFMRFIHLEENQFRGGIPQEFGRLFKLRVLNLSSNAISGKIPANLSYCSELINISLAGNNLEGKIPMDQLSNLKKLENFNIYSNNLTGEIPSSIGNLSSSLIGLSLGFNNLEGNLPMEMGLLKKVAVLTVGGNKLSGIIPACVFNSSAIISFSVASNSFHGNLPTNIGHTLPNLQELYLGGNKFYGNFPTSITNASRLERIEIPSNEFKGQIPTNLGDLTNLQFLNLERNLFGSNSTGDLDFIASLTNCSDLSVFSLSGNNFGSNIPKVMANLSHQLTELYMGGNQLSGTIPEGFGDLVNIYILTLEANTLFGLIPRDFGKLQNLQLLSLAQNELSGQIVSTLCNATALYRLELSANQFEGGNLFDNVLMNCQNLQYLDISQNKFTGIISPQFLQTHSSLMYMKMGENSFSGSLPSEIGKLIHLVDFNVSHNQLAGDIPISLADCSNLVNLSMQANFFQGTIPPNLASLKSIQQIDLSSNNLTGPIPRELEKLQFLRHLNLSYNDIEGELPNTGIFSNASQISLIGNNKLCGGIPELEFPPCRVIRGKNRGKLKVIILLSIVLPASLLVLGTVLLYLLVHRKRERRMVAGFSSMPPRIDELLRISYHELHRATSGFSPENLIGSGHFGAVYKGTLEKHGNKLVAVKVLDLQKNGAKKSFKAECKTLRNIRHRNLVSIVSYCSSIDSRGDEFKALVYEFMENGNPDLCLHPAETTDQATSSRSLNLSQKLNIAIDVASALQYLHNHCEAEIVHCDLKPSNILLDNDLVAHVGDFGLARLLPKPVNRSSEQEGSSTIAIKGTIGYAALGNCARTTIWHLKLALSRVIIDISFKEILDPIYSDSF; encoded by the coding sequence ATGTGGGGATTTCGCTCATCATCAACATTAGCAAACATATTTCTCCTTCTCTTAGTTGCCATGAACCTTTCAGTAAGCCATGTTTCAGCTtctaaacaatttcaaaatgaGACTGATCGTCTTGCTCTGCTCGAATTCAAGAATCAGATATACGATGATCCGTTTGGAGTCCTGAATTCCTGGTACCATTCACAACACCATTGTCAGTGGGAAGGAGTCACATGTGGTACTCAACATCAAAGGGTCATAGCCTTGACTCTACGGCATAAGCAGTTGTCTGGAACCATATCTCCTCATGTCGGAAATCTAAGCTTCATGAGATTCATCCATCTTGAGGAGAATCAATTCCGTGGTGGGATTCCCCAAGAATTCGGTCGCCTCTTCAAGCTGAGAGTCTTGAACCTCTCAAGTAACGCAATCAGTGGAAAAATCCCAGCAAACCTGAGCTACTGCTCAGAGTTGATAAATATTAGCCTAGCGGGGAACAATCTGGAAGGGAAAATTCCAATGGATCAGCTGagcaatttgaagaagcttgaaaattttaatatttattcaAACAATTTGACAGGAGAGATTCCCTCCTCCATTGGGAACTTATCATCATCATTGATCGGACTCAGCCTGGGCTTCAACAATCTGGAGGGAAATTTGCCCATGGAGATGGGGCTCTTAAAAAAGGTTGCTGTGTTAACAGTTGGAGGAAATAAACTATCTGGTATAATTCCTGCCTGTGTCTTTAATAGTTCAGCCATTATTTCATTTTCAGTAGCCTCCAATTCCTTTCATGGCAATCTCCCAACCAACATAGGTCACACCCTACCAAATCTGCAAGAATTATATCTTGGGGGAAACAAGTTCTATGGAAACTTTCCGACTTCAATCACCAATGCTTCTCGGCTTGAGCGAATTGAGATTCCTAGTAATGAGTTTAAAggccaaattccaactaatttAGGAGATCTGACTaatcttcaatttttaaatctTGAAAGAAACCTCTTCGGCAGTAATTCAACTGGAGACTTAGATTTTATTGCATCATTGACCAACTGCAGTGATCTAAGCGTTTTTTCGTTGAGTGGCAATAATTTTGGAAGTAATATACCTAAAGTCATGGCCAATCTCTCACATCAACTCACTGAATTGTACATGGGGGGAAATCAACTGTCAGGAACTATTCCAGAAGGGTTTGGAGATCTTGTCAATATATATATCCTTACCCTTGAAGCAAACACTCTTTTTGGGCTCATTCCAAGAGATTTTGGCAAATTACAAAATTTGCAACTTCTGAGTCTAGCCCAAAATGAGTTGTCAGGACAGATAGTCTCTACCCTATGTAATGCCACTGCTCTATACCGTCTGGAGTTATCAGCTAACCAGTTTGAAGGGGGTAATCTATTTGACAATGTTCTTATGAACTGTCAAAATTTGCAATATCTGGATATATCTCAAAACAAATTTACTGGAATTATATCACCACAGTTTTTGCAGACGCACTCATCACTGATGTACATGAAAATGGGTGAAAATTCGTTTAGCGGTTCTCTGCCTTCTGAAATTGGAAAGCTTATACATTTGGTGGATTTCAATGTTTCCCATAACCAACTTGCTGGAGATATACCCATATCACTTGCTGATTGTTCAAATCTAGTGAATCTTTCCATGCAAGCCAATTTTTTCCAAGGAACAATTCCACCAAATTTGGCTTCTTTGAAGAGCATCCAGCAAATAGACCTTTCGAGTAATAACTTGACTGGTCCAATACCCAGAGAACTTGAGAAGCTTCAGTTTTTGAGGCACTTAAACCTTTCCTATAATGACATCGAGGGAGAGCTACCAAACACAGGGATTTTCAGCAATGCAAGTCAAATATCATTGATTGGCAACAACAAACTCTGTGGAGGAATTCCAGAATTGGAGTTCCCACCTTGCAGAGTTATCAGAGGGAAAAACAGAGGAAAGCTGAAGGTTATCATATTGCTGTCCATTGTGTTACCGGCATCGCTTCTGGTTCTTGGTACAGTGTTGTTATATCTCTTGGTACAtcgaaaaagagaaagaagaatgGTAGCAGGATTCTCTAGCATGCCCCCAAGAATCGATGAGCTCTTGCGAATTTCTTACCATGAACTTCATCGTGCAACTTCAGGATTTTCTCCAGAAAACTTAATTGGTTCAGGACATTTTGGAGCTGTCTACAAAGGCACACTAGAAAAACATGGCAATAAGCTTGTAGCAGTTAAAGTTCTTGATCTTCAAAAGAATGGAGCTAAAAAAAGTTTTAAGGCTGAGTGTAAAACATTGAGAAATATTCGCCATAGAAACCTCGTTTCTATCGTGAGTTATTGCTCCAGTATTGATTCCAGGGGTGATGAATTCAAAGCTCTAGTCTATGAGTTCATGGAAAATGGGAATCCGGACTTGTGTCTGCATCCTGCAGAGACAACTGATCAGGCAACAAGCTCAAGAAGTCTTAATCTTTCTCAGAAGCTGAACATTGCAATTGATGTGGCTTCAGCATTGCAGTATCTTCACAACCACTGTGAAGCTGAGATTGTCCATTGTGATCTAAAACCAAGTAACATTCTTCTTGACAATGATCTTGTTGCCCATGTGGGTGATTTTGGATTGGCAAGGCTTCTCCCGAAACCCGTCAACAGATCTTCCGAGCAAGAAGGCAGCAGTACTATTGCTATAAAAGGAACAATCGGTTATGCAGCTCTAGGTAATTGTGCACGGACTACTATTTGGCACTTAAAGTTGGCACTTTCACGGGTTATAATTGACATTAGTTTTAAGGAGATACTTGACCCAATTTATAGTGATTCATTTTAA